One window from the genome of Rhodococcus sp. ABRD24 encodes:
- a CDS encoding SDR family oxidoreductase, giving the protein MHSESEPGMLDGRLSGKVAVISGAGSRGPGIGIGRACAVRLAQSGAHVVLVDNVGANLEGTVQMCASLGVNASAVVADVADDSTCRSLAADVLEQHGRVDILVNNVGVTGPAGSVVDIDLDAWRMCMRVNVDSVLLLSRYLIPAMAGSGAIVNMASVAGLRGGHPSVAYSASKGALLSLTQAMAAMHGPDGIRVNAVAPGLVHTPMMDAQGLDEHVRRLRAEAAPLRTEGTGWDVAEAVRYLAGPESRWTTGIVLPVDAGLTSAIDPGRAPTVTAKGH; this is encoded by the coding sequence GTGCACAGCGAATCTGAACCTGGCATGCTCGATGGCCGCTTGTCGGGCAAAGTTGCAGTCATCAGCGGCGCCGGATCGCGTGGGCCTGGAATCGGAATCGGCCGTGCCTGCGCTGTCCGGCTCGCCCAGTCCGGGGCCCATGTCGTTCTGGTCGACAACGTCGGGGCGAATCTCGAGGGGACCGTCCAGATGTGTGCCTCTCTTGGGGTGAACGCCTCAGCGGTCGTCGCGGACGTCGCTGATGACTCGACCTGCCGCAGCCTTGCCGCGGACGTTCTCGAGCAGCATGGCCGGGTGGACATTCTGGTCAACAACGTGGGTGTCACCGGCCCGGCGGGAAGCGTGGTCGATATCGACCTGGATGCTTGGCGAATGTGTATGCGCGTCAACGTCGACTCGGTGCTTCTACTGTCCAGATATTTGATTCCTGCAATGGCCGGCAGCGGAGCGATCGTCAACATGGCCTCGGTCGCAGGGCTGCGCGGCGGTCACCCGTCCGTCGCGTACTCAGCCAGCAAGGGCGCCCTGCTCAGCCTCACCCAAGCCATGGCCGCGATGCACGGTCCCGACGGGATCCGGGTCAATGCCGTCGCCCCAGGCTTGGTGCACACACCGATGATGGACGCACAGGGGCTGGACGAGCATGTGCGTCGTCTCCGGGCCGAGGCTGCACCGCTTCGGACCGAGGGCACGGGATGGGATGTGGCAGAAGCGGTTCGATACTTGGCAGGACCGGAGTCTCGCTGGACTACCGGAATCGTTCTTCCAGTCGATGCAGGACTCACAAGCGCCATCGACCCCGGTAGAGCGCCCACCGTTACCGCGAAAGGACACTAG
- a CDS encoding AMP-binding protein: MSVIDMFDRGWRMGGHRIAYVSERGTWTYDEAGELSCRIAHALLDTDLPAQAKIGVIAPNDPLAWIAVLGTWRAGMVWVPLNPSSSQDVLADLIDSFDCTVLFVHSTMISIVSRIRALGKVRLVVCIDAPLGDEPSLIDWCSEKPKTAPPIHVRPDDVVSISATGGTTGRPKGVVNTHRSFGVTFAHFMLGLTYDADEPVVNLAAAPLTHSAGMLSLPVSARGGTVVVIERAEPRAVLSAIERFSVTEVFLPPTVIYRLLEVVEEKHYRLESLRYLIYGAAPMSEEKLRRAIEVFGPILIEFYGQTEAFGAISFLRPEEHLVDGRLRTDGILASCGRPGPLVNVEIRDDKGNPLPVGRSGEVCVAGDLVMEGYYREPAKTAETVVEGWLHTGDIGHLDNAGYLYITDRKKDMIITGGLNVYPSEVEQVLWSDPAIQDCAVVGVPHEDWGEQVVAVVELNEGAALDRQALIRRCKDKLGSYKAPKRIDVVDRLPRSSNGKVLKKDVRESYWSDSAQRI, encoded by the coding sequence GTGAGTGTCATCGACATGTTCGACCGCGGTTGGCGTATGGGCGGACACCGCATCGCTTATGTCAGCGAGCGAGGAACGTGGACCTACGACGAGGCCGGCGAACTGTCCTGCCGGATCGCGCATGCACTGCTCGACACTGATCTGCCTGCCCAGGCGAAGATCGGGGTCATCGCCCCGAACGACCCACTGGCCTGGATCGCCGTCCTGGGTACGTGGAGGGCCGGAATGGTCTGGGTTCCCTTGAATCCGTCAAGCTCGCAGGACGTTCTGGCCGATCTCATCGATAGTTTCGACTGCACCGTACTCTTCGTGCACAGCACAATGATCTCGATCGTCTCCCGGATCCGTGCATTGGGGAAGGTTCGTCTGGTGGTGTGTATCGACGCACCGCTCGGCGACGAACCTTCGCTGATCGATTGGTGCTCGGAGAAGCCGAAGACAGCGCCGCCCATACATGTTCGACCCGACGATGTGGTCTCCATCTCGGCAACCGGAGGAACCACCGGAAGGCCGAAGGGCGTTGTGAACACGCATCGTTCCTTCGGCGTCACGTTCGCTCACTTCATGCTGGGCCTGACATACGACGCCGACGAACCGGTGGTCAATCTCGCCGCCGCCCCGCTGACGCATTCGGCGGGCATGCTCAGCCTGCCGGTGTCCGCTCGTGGCGGAACGGTGGTGGTGATCGAACGGGCGGAACCGAGGGCGGTGCTGTCCGCTATCGAGAGGTTCTCCGTGACAGAGGTATTTCTACCTCCGACGGTCATCTACCGGTTGCTCGAAGTGGTCGAGGAGAAGCACTACCGCCTTGAGTCTCTTCGCTATCTGATCTACGGTGCGGCGCCGATGTCCGAAGAGAAGCTACGTCGTGCGATCGAGGTCTTCGGCCCGATCCTCATCGAGTTCTACGGCCAGACCGAAGCCTTCGGTGCCATATCTTTCCTACGGCCTGAGGAGCATCTTGTCGACGGACGCCTGCGCACCGATGGCATCCTTGCATCCTGCGGCCGCCCAGGACCGCTTGTGAACGTCGAAATCCGCGATGACAAAGGAAATCCACTACCGGTGGGGCGAAGCGGCGAAGTTTGTGTGGCCGGAGACCTCGTCATGGAGGGCTACTATCGCGAGCCTGCGAAGACTGCCGAGACTGTCGTCGAGGGCTGGCTTCACACTGGCGACATCGGCCACCTGGACAATGCCGGCTACCTCTACATCACCGACCGCAAGAAGGACATGATCATCACCGGCGGACTCAACGTATACCCGAGCGAGGTCGAACAAGTTCTGTGGTCGGATCCTGCGATCCAGGACTGTGCGGTAGTTGGTGTGCCGCACGAAGATTGGGGAGAGCAGGTGGTAGCAGTCGTCGAGCTCAACGAGGGCGCCGCTCTCGACCGTCAAGCCCTGATTCGGCGATGCAAGGACAAGCTCGGCAGCTACAAGGCCCCGAAAAGGATCGACGTAGTCGATCGGCTGCCACGCAGCTCGAACGGAAAGGTACTGAAGAAGGATGTGCGTGAATCCTACTGGAGTGACAGTGCACAGCGAATCTGA
- a CDS encoding thiolase family protein yields MTTASNCASVQIAGAGMTTFGRHRDRSVADLAAEAVHAAVADAALSLSDIDVAFYANTTQSPLEGQHMIGGQIALRRLGLGGIPIFNVENACASGTSAFHLAVAHVRAGLADIALAVGAEKMNVGDRARAMAVFDGAYDTSRPETLAEALTELGGDIDDSTIGQRSVFMDIYAAVARAHMREFGTTEEQIAAVAAKNHLHAVHNERAFYRTGMTVREVLAARPLAPPLTVPMCAPLTDGAAAVVVGSAEALRNLGVPDPVDVMASVVVSGQDRDLGDWNRHVTRVAGRAAYEQAGVGPGDVDVAEVHDATAFAEILVSEMLGLCELGSGGMEAASGATAIGGRIPINPSGGLESKGHPLAATGLGQIFELVEQLRGRAGVRQVSDPRIGLTENGGGFLGYEEAVAAVTILGRIDS; encoded by the coding sequence GTGACCACTGCTTCCAACTGTGCTTCCGTTCAGATAGCCGGCGCAGGCATGACTACCTTCGGCCGCCACCGGGACCGCTCCGTGGCCGACCTCGCCGCTGAGGCTGTGCACGCGGCGGTCGCTGACGCTGCTCTCTCCCTGTCGGATATCGACGTCGCGTTCTATGCAAACACCACGCAATCGCCGCTGGAAGGTCAGCACATGATTGGCGGACAGATTGCCCTGCGCAGACTCGGCTTGGGAGGAATCCCGATCTTCAACGTCGAGAATGCCTGCGCCAGTGGAACAAGCGCTTTCCACCTAGCGGTCGCTCACGTCAGGGCAGGGCTCGCTGATATCGCGCTGGCCGTCGGTGCGGAGAAGATGAATGTCGGTGATCGTGCCCGTGCGATGGCTGTGTTCGACGGAGCGTACGACACCTCGAGGCCCGAGACCCTCGCTGAGGCCCTTACCGAACTCGGCGGTGACATCGATGACTCCACCATCGGTCAGCGCTCCGTGTTCATGGATATCTATGCTGCAGTTGCGCGCGCGCATATGCGCGAGTTCGGCACGACTGAGGAGCAGATCGCTGCCGTCGCCGCCAAGAACCACCTGCATGCCGTTCACAACGAACGTGCCTTCTACAGAACAGGGATGACGGTTCGCGAGGTGCTCGCCGCACGTCCTCTCGCGCCACCGCTGACGGTACCGATGTGTGCCCCGCTCACCGACGGCGCAGCAGCGGTTGTGGTGGGAAGCGCCGAGGCTCTCCGGAACCTCGGCGTCCCCGACCCCGTCGATGTGATGGCCAGCGTGGTGGTGTCCGGTCAGGATCGCGATCTCGGTGACTGGAATCGACACGTGACCCGTGTTGCGGGGCGCGCTGCCTACGAACAAGCAGGTGTGGGTCCGGGCGATGTCGATGTCGCAGAGGTACACGATGCGACCGCATTCGCAGAGATTCTGGTGAGCGAGATGTTGGGTTTGTGTGAGCTCGGCAGCGGAGGAATGGAAGCGGCGAGTGGAGCAACCGCCATTGGTGGGCGAATCCCCATCAACCCATCAGGCGGGCTCGAATCGAAAGGACACCCCCTGGCCGCGACCGGACTCGGTCAGATCTTCGAACTCGTCGAACAGCTGCGTGGCCGAGCGGGAGTCCGGCAGGTCTCCGATCCTCGGATCGGCTTGACCGAGAACGGAGGCGGATTCCTCGGGTACGAGGAGGCCGTCGCCGCAGTCACCATTCTCGGAAGGATCGATTCGTGA
- a CDS encoding MFS transporter → MKSKIAEESHVAAVERPYRQIAAAVVGNLIEWYDWYIYSLLAVYFAEQYFPSDSEGSLVPLLAALGVFAVGFFMRPLGSLFLGRLGDRYGRKKALQTTVSLMGVGSLLIGLSPTYEQIGLLAPVILIAARLLQGLSTGGEYGSASAFLVESAPPNRRGFFSSFFYLGATAGNVAAVGSVALLSGILDQASMESWGWRVPFLIGAAASLCAIWIRRSSVETLAMSEAPSGSAPKSGMFDFVRQHPRQTLQVVGMQLGPSVAFYTWVVFLPTYAQITVGFDRAESIRIGLISLIFFWAVVPVCGWASDKVGRKPFLYASSLAFTVGTVPLLGMLSNSFWSLLVVQCAGMAALACFASIASAVQAELFPSRIRVLGIGFPYALTVAIFGGTGPYIATWLIDSGRTSLFSWYIAALSAITFLTFVSMPETARKPLED, encoded by the coding sequence ATGAAATCGAAGATCGCCGAGGAGTCCCACGTCGCGGCCGTGGAACGCCCGTACAGGCAAATCGCTGCTGCTGTCGTCGGAAATCTCATCGAGTGGTACGACTGGTACATCTACTCGTTGCTCGCGGTCTATTTTGCCGAGCAGTACTTTCCCAGTGACAGCGAAGGCAGTCTCGTCCCGCTGCTGGCAGCACTCGGGGTCTTTGCGGTCGGCTTCTTCATGCGTCCGCTCGGGAGCTTGTTCCTCGGCCGGCTCGGTGATCGCTACGGGCGGAAGAAGGCACTTCAAACCACTGTTTCGTTGATGGGGGTGGGCAGCCTGCTGATCGGGCTGTCTCCTACGTACGAGCAGATCGGCCTTCTGGCTCCGGTGATCCTCATCGCGGCGCGGTTGCTCCAGGGCTTGTCCACGGGCGGCGAATACGGTTCCGCTTCGGCGTTTCTCGTCGAATCGGCGCCTCCGAACCGGCGGGGGTTCTTCTCGAGCTTCTTCTATCTGGGCGCGACGGCCGGCAATGTTGCAGCCGTCGGGTCTGTTGCTCTGCTCTCGGGGATCCTCGATCAAGCTTCGATGGAGTCATGGGGATGGCGTGTACCGTTCCTGATCGGCGCCGCGGCGTCGTTGTGCGCCATCTGGATTCGCCGTAGCAGCGTGGAGACCCTCGCCATGAGTGAAGCGCCGTCGGGGAGCGCTCCGAAGTCTGGAATGTTCGACTTTGTCAGGCAGCATCCCCGTCAGACTCTGCAGGTGGTCGGGATGCAACTCGGACCATCTGTCGCCTTCTACACCTGGGTTGTGTTCTTGCCGACGTATGCGCAGATCACGGTTGGTTTCGATCGGGCAGAGTCGATCCGTATCGGACTGATTTCCCTGATCTTCTTCTGGGCTGTCGTCCCCGTATGTGGATGGGCATCCGACAAGGTCGGCCGTAAGCCCTTCTTGTATGCCAGCTCCCTCGCCTTCACCGTGGGCACGGTGCCGTTGTTGGGGATGCTGTCGAACAGCTTCTGGAGCCTGCTTGTCGTGCAGTGTGCCGGCATGGCGGCGCTGGCGTGTTTCGCGTCCATCGCGTCAGCGGTCCAGGCCGAGCTCTTCCCCTCCCGGATTCGCGTCCTCGGTATCGGATTTCCTTATGCGCTCACCGTGGCGATCTTCGGTGGAACAGGCCCCTACATCGCTACGTGGCTGATCGACTCGGGCCGAACCTCACTGTTCAGTTGGTACATCGCAGCCCTGTCCGCCATCACCTTCTTGACCTTCGTCTCCATGCCGGAGACCGCCCGCAAACCTCTCGAGGACTGA
- a CDS encoding helix-turn-helix domain-containing protein, producing MLDERALRVLAEGASMMRRDVDSITEDCIDRGMNEIPSYRAIPVDDLRSSLHRNVMRSAEVLERGDVPAPATVAEATGTTAKRAAQGIPIEDIIRGYRLSITVIYERFNEWAAREQVDPAQVLAGARLLWRLGDHFISQAAVTYQRIGIENALEEDRARTNFIRDVVTGSFGSVIASEHGLSPTSSYHPLIAQPIDGVGHHALRQRLESTGRSGDRAALTCVWEERCIGLSPRKPDPDRLGVVALGPPCEPASAAAAMQIAELVYAVAAPRGMPGVYTLDDVTWRAAARCAPVVGEWLRDRYLNPLRAQDRSSRELEGTLAVFLEHRRNIQSAAAALMVHPNTLRYRLNKIQTLLDVDLECTDVIIGLSWALEIGID from the coding sequence ATGCTTGACGAGCGCGCACTACGTGTTCTGGCCGAGGGCGCGTCGATGATGCGACGTGATGTCGACAGCATCACGGAGGACTGCATCGACCGCGGGATGAATGAGATTCCCTCGTACCGGGCGATTCCTGTCGATGACCTGAGGAGCTCGCTGCACCGCAACGTGATGCGTTCGGCCGAGGTCCTCGAGCGCGGAGACGTTCCGGCTCCAGCGACGGTGGCGGAGGCTACTGGTACGACCGCGAAGCGGGCCGCGCAGGGAATCCCGATCGAGGACATCATCCGCGGTTACCGATTGTCGATAACCGTGATCTATGAGCGGTTCAACGAGTGGGCAGCCCGGGAGCAGGTCGATCCAGCCCAGGTGCTCGCTGGTGCCCGCCTGCTCTGGCGCCTCGGCGACCACTTCATCAGTCAGGCCGCGGTGACATATCAGCGTATCGGTATCGAGAATGCGTTGGAGGAGGACAGGGCGCGGACGAACTTCATTCGCGATGTGGTCACCGGCTCGTTCGGTTCGGTGATTGCCTCGGAGCACGGCCTGTCCCCCACCAGCTCCTATCATCCCCTCATCGCACAACCGATCGACGGTGTCGGCCACCATGCTTTGCGGCAACGTCTCGAATCGACGGGACGAAGCGGCGATCGTGCGGCGCTGACCTGTGTGTGGGAGGAGCGTTGCATCGGGTTGAGCCCCCGAAAGCCCGACCCCGATCGGCTCGGTGTTGTTGCTCTCGGGCCACCGTGCGAGCCCGCCTCTGCCGCAGCAGCGATGCAGATCGCCGAGCTGGTGTACGCGGTGGCGGCACCTCGCGGCATGCCGGGGGTGTACACGCTCGACGATGTGACCTGGCGGGCAGCTGCACGGTGTGCCCCCGTGGTTGGTGAGTGGCTACGTGATCGATATCTCAATCCTCTTCGGGCACAAGATCGTTCATCCAGAGAGCTGGAGGGCACGCTCGCGGTCTTCCTCGAGCATCGCCGCAATATCCAGTCTGCCGCTGCCGCCCTCATGGTGCACCCGAACACGCTCCGGTACAGGTTGAACAAGATCCAGACACTGCTCGATGTCGATCTCGAGTGCACCGATGTGATCATCGGGCTCAGCTGGGCGCTCGAGATCGGCATCGATTGA
- a CDS encoding MerR family transcriptional regulator, whose product MSWSIADVARMSGVTARTLRHYDDIGLLEPAYVGTNGYRYYEDAQLLRLQQILVLRELGLGLAEIAEAVDSEPDTLAALKRQHIRLLGERNRLTRMADTVARTIAELEGATEMTAKINRPENLFEGFDHTQYDDEARERWPEEFEQSRRNTATMTAEDVERMQRELTAAMIRMAEFMAAGTPVGDGAVQAEIHTQYQGICRMWTPNRDAYKCLGQMYVDDERFKANYERIAEGLAEYQRDAMVVYADERLGE is encoded by the coding sequence ATGAGCTGGTCGATCGCGGACGTGGCGAGGATGTCGGGCGTCACCGCCCGCACCTTGCGGCACTACGACGACATCGGACTGCTCGAGCCCGCCTACGTGGGCACCAACGGCTACCGCTACTACGAGGATGCGCAACTGCTGCGCCTGCAGCAGATCCTCGTCCTGCGCGAACTCGGCCTGGGCCTCGCCGAGATCGCCGAGGCGGTCGACTCCGAGCCGGACACGCTCGCCGCCCTCAAGCGCCAGCACATCCGCCTCCTCGGAGAGCGCAATCGCCTGACGCGGATGGCCGACACCGTGGCGCGCACCATCGCCGAACTCGAAGGGGCGACGGAAATGACAGCAAAGATCAACCGCCCGGAGAACCTGTTCGAGGGCTTCGACCACACGCAGTACGACGACGAGGCCCGTGAACGCTGGCCGGAGGAGTTCGAGCAGTCTCGGCGCAACACCGCGACGATGACTGCCGAGGACGTCGAGCGTATGCAGCGTGAGCTGACCGCGGCGATGATCCGTATGGCCGAGTTCATGGCCGCCGGCACCCCGGTCGGCGACGGGGCAGTCCAGGCCGAGATCCACACGCAATACCAGGGCATCTGCCGCATGTGGACCCCGAACCGGGACGCGTACAAATGCCTGGGGCAGATGTATGTGGACGACGAGCGGTTCAAGGCGAACTACGAGCGGATCGCCGAGGGCCTGGCCGAGTATCAGCGGGACGCGATGGTCGTCTACGCGGACGAGCGGCTCGGCGAGTAG